The following coding sequences lie in one Haladaptatus sp. DJG-WS-42 genomic window:
- the trpB gene encoding tryptophan synthase subunit beta: MQHNSGDNPGKFGTFGGRHVPEPLEEPLAQLGAAFDEIAKSPEFRAEFYDLLTKYAGRETPLYYAENLSAAYGADIYLKREDLLHGGAHKINNALGQALLAKKAGKTRLIAETGAGQHGTATAMVGALFGLDTEIYMGKKDVERQKMNVFRMRLMGATVNEVTRGGSGLADAVDAALEDFAGNMDDTHYLVGSAVGPDPFPRMVREFQSVIGEEARAQILDQTGSLPDAAVACVGGGSNAIGLFHAFRDDDVTFYGGEGGGEGGDSKRHAAPLAAGKDGVIHGMATRVIEDDVEVHSVSAGLDYPGVGPEHAMFRAVGRCEYRAITDDEAIDAFRTLSETEGIIPALESSHALALAKQVAADHDTIIVNLSGRGDKDMEQAASLLDLGA; this comes from the coding sequence ATGCAACACAATTCGGGAGACAATCCGGGCAAATTCGGCACCTTTGGCGGCCGACACGTTCCAGAACCGCTCGAAGAACCACTCGCACAGTTGGGAGCGGCGTTCGACGAGATTGCGAAGTCGCCCGAGTTCAGAGCCGAGTTCTACGACCTACTCACGAAGTACGCGGGCCGTGAGACGCCGTTATATTACGCCGAAAACCTTTCTGCAGCGTACGGCGCAGACATCTATCTCAAACGCGAAGACCTGCTCCACGGCGGGGCACACAAAATCAACAACGCGCTCGGACAGGCGTTGCTTGCGAAGAAGGCGGGGAAAACGCGGCTCATCGCGGAGACGGGCGCGGGCCAACACGGCACGGCGACCGCCATGGTCGGTGCACTGTTCGGCCTTGACACCGAGATTTACATGGGGAAAAAGGACGTCGAGCGCCAGAAGATGAACGTCTTCCGGATGCGACTCATGGGCGCGACGGTGAACGAGGTCACCCGTGGCGGGTCGGGGCTCGCAGACGCCGTCGACGCCGCGCTCGAAGACTTTGCGGGGAACATGGACGACACGCACTACCTCGTTGGCTCTGCAGTCGGGCCAGACCCGTTCCCCCGGATGGTGCGCGAGTTCCAGTCCGTGATAGGCGAGGAAGCGCGCGCTCAGATACTCGACCAAACTGGGAGCCTGCCGGATGCGGCGGTCGCCTGCGTCGGCGGCGGGTCGAACGCGATTGGCCTGTTTCACGCCTTCCGCGACGATGATGTGACATTCTATGGCGGCGAAGGCGGTGGCGAAGGTGGAGATTCGAAGCGTCACGCCGCGCCGCTCGCGGCGGGGAAAGACGGCGTCATCCACGGGATGGCCACGCGCGTTATCGAAGATGACGTGGAAGTCCACTCGGTCTCTGCTGGACTCGACTATCCGGGCGTCGGCCCCGAACACGCCATGTTCCGGGCGGTTGGCCGGTGTGAGTATCGCGCCATCACCGACGACGAAGCCATCGACGCCTTCCGGACGCTAAGCGAGACAGAAGGCATCATTCCGGCGCTCGAAAGCAGTCACGCGCTCGCCCTCGCAAAGCAAGTTGCTG